From the Brassica napus cultivar Da-Ae chromosome A8, Da-Ae, whole genome shotgun sequence genome, one window contains:
- the LOC106360051 gene encoding tyrosine--tRNA ligase 2, cytoplasmic gives MEAPSDNAQPTQASSLASKLQISEEVERRYNIIKSVGEQCINDDELRDLLAKKAGPVCYDGFEPSGRMHIAQGLMKIMNVNKLTSAGCRVKIWIADWFAFMNNKLGGDLKKIGIVGEYYKEIFQAAGMNGENVEFLWSSDEINARGDEYWPLVMDIACRNSLAKIKRCMPIMGHSETDELSAAHVLYVCMQCADPLFLEADICQLGMDQQTVNLLARDYCDETERGNKPVILSHHMLPTKMSKSDSSSIIFMDDDEVEVNRKIKKKAYCPPKIVEGNPCLEYVKYIILPWFSEFTVERDEKFGGNKTFNNFEDIAADYESDKLHPMDLKNALSKALNNILQPVRDHFKTNNGAKNLLKQVNNLLKQDQKTNRVVATELSKEMEALSVNAPSSAAGLEMSEEVEKKYNIVRSIGEECIQEDELKNLLSKKPTPICYDGFEPSGRMHIAQGVMKVTNVNKLTSAGCQVKIWIADWFAQLNNKLGGDLEKIKVVGEYFKEIWQAGGMNLEKVAFLWASEEISSRGNKYWPLVMDIARRNNLRRILRCGQIMGRSETEVLSAAQILYPCMQCADIFFLEADICQLGMDQRKVNMLAREYCDDIKRKNKPIILSHHMLPGLLEGQEKMSKSNPSSAIFMEDEEDAVNEKISQAHCPLKTVVGNPCLEYVKYLVLPRFNELVVEQNDGNKTFTSFEDIAADYESGELSEEDLKKALIKALNIMLQPVRDHFKTNERAKNLLEQVRAFRVTR, from the exons ATGGAGGCTCCTTCAGATAATGCACAACCAACTCAGGCTTCTTCCTTGGCCTCCAAGTTACA GATAAGCGAGGAGGTCGAAAGAAGATACAATATAATTAAAAGCGTCGGCGAGCAATGCATAAACGATGATGAGCTGAGGGACCTTCTAGCTAAGAAGGCTGGTCCGGTTTGCTACGACGGTTTTGAACCATCAGGAAGGATGCATATCGCTCAG GGACTGATGAAGATCATGAACGTGAACAAACTGACATCTGCTGGCTGCCGAGTCAAAATTTGGATCGCTGATTGGTTTGCGTTTATGAACAACAAGTTGGGAGGTGATTTGAAGAAAATAGGGATTGTTGGAGAATACTACAAGGAGATATTTCAGGCTGCTGGGATGAACGGTGAGAATGTAGAGTTCTTATGGTCTTCCGATGAGATTAACGCTAGAGGTGATGAGTACTGGCCTCTTGTGATGGACATTGCCTGCAGAAACAGTCTCGCCAAAATAAAACG GTGTATGCCTATTATGGGTCATAGTGAGACAGATGAGCTCAGTGCAGCTCACGTTCTGTACGTTTGTATGCAATGTGCAGACCCTTTGTTCCTAGAG GCAGATATTTGCCAGCTTGGGATGGATCAGCAAACAGTGAATCTGCTAGCAAGAGACTACTGTGATGAGACTGAGAGGGGGAACAAACCTGTCATCCTGTCTCACC ATATGCTTCCGACAAAGATGTCCAAGAGTGATTCTTCATCTATCATCTTCATGGACGATGATGAG GTTGAAGTTAATAGGAAGATAAAAAAGAAAGCTTACTGCCCTCCGAAGATTGTGGAAGGTAACCCATGTTTGGAATACGTCAAATACATCATTCTACCATGGTTCAGTGAGTTCACAGTTGAAAGAGATGAAAAGTTCGGCGGTAACAA GACCTTCAATAACTTTGAAGACATTGCTGCTGACTATGAGAGCGACAAGTTGCACCCTATGGATCTGAAGAACGCTCTGTCGAAAGCATTGAATAATATACTGCAA CCTGTCCGTGATCATTTCAAAACTAACAATGGTGCCAAGAATCTGCTCAAACAGGTCAACAATCTGCTCAAACAG GATCAGAAAACCAACAG AGTTGTTGCAACGGAGCTATCCAAGGAGATGGAGGCTCTTTCCGTCAACGCACCTTCCTCAGCTGCCGGTTTAGA GATGAGCGAAGAGGTAgagaaaaaatacaatattgtaAGGAGTATTGGCGAGGAATGCATACAAGAGGATGAGCTAAAGAATCTGTTATCCAAGAAGCCTACTCCAATCTGCTACGATGGTTTTGAACCATCAGGAAGGATGCACATCGCCCAG GGAGTGATGAAGGTCACAAATGTGAACAAGCTGACGTCAGCTGGTTGCCAAGTGAAAATATGGATCGCGGATTGGTTTGCTCAGTTGAACAACAAGTTGGGAGGTGACTTGGAGAAAATCAAAGTTGTTGGTGAATACTTCAAGGAGATTTGGCAAGCTGGTGGGATGAACTTAGAGAAGGTAGCGTTTCTTTGGGCTTCAGAAGAAATCAGTAGTAGGGGAAATAAGTACTGGCCTCTTGTGATGGATATTGCTCGCAGAAACAACCTACGTCGAATCTTGAG GTGTGGGCAGATCATGGGGCGTAGTGAGACCGAGGTTCTAAGTGCAGCACAAATCCTTTACCCTTGTATGCAGTGTGCGGATATTTTCTTTCTTGAG GCTGATATCTGCCAGCTCGGGATGGATCAGCGGAAAGTAAACATGCTAGCAAGAGAATACTGTGATGACATTAAGAGGAAAAACAAACCCATCATCTTGTCTCACC ATATGCTTCCTGGTCTTCTTGAAGGACAAGAGAAGATGTCCAAAAGTAATCCATCGTCTGCCATATTTATGGAAGATGAGGAG GATGCTGTTAATGAGAAGATCAGCCAAGCTCATTGCCCACTAAAAACTGTTGTAGGGAATCCATGTCTTGAATACGTCAAGTACCTAGTTCTACCACGATTCAACGAGTTAGTGGTTGAACAGAATGACGGTAACAA GACCTTCACAAGCTTTGAAGATATTGCTGCTGACTACGAGAGTGGCGAGTTGAGTGAGGAAGATTTGAAGAAAGCTTTGATAAAAGCGTTGAATATAATGTTGCAA CCTGTTCGCGATCATTTCAAAACCAATGAGCGCGCCAAAAATCTACTGGAACAAGTCAGG GCTTTTAGAGTCACCAGGTGA
- the LOC106361689 gene encoding dof zinc finger protein DOF1.4-like produces the protein MFGNCDQKNKMPMISSTNTNPLASMQSKNMIVAPSHQQQQQQPPQLKCPRCDSSNTKFCYYNNYSLSQPRYFCKACKRYWTQGGTLRNVPVGGSYRKNKRVKRPATTTVASTASTTTSSSPNNPHHQISQFSSVNHHPLFYGLSDHVSSCNNLPMMVPSRFSDSSKTSSSSGLESEFISSGFSGLGALGLGLPHYLNHDHTINSSFLNNSTTNKPFLLSGLFGSSVSSSSSTLLQHPHKTINNGGEMMGQSHIRTLAPLPHVGGNTDDMNKEGKLDQISGNINGFMSSSSLNPSNNNNIWNNASVVNGACLDLTNNDVGSFLTSLI, from the exons ATGTTTGGCAACTGTGACCAGAAGAACAAGATGCCTATGATCAGCTCTACCAATACCAATCCActg GCTAGTATGCAGAGCAAGAACATGATCGTGGCTCCGTCTCatcagcagcaacaacaacagccACCGCAACTTAAGTGCCCTCGTTGCGATTCATCAAACACAAAGTTTTGTTATTACAACAACTACAGCCTCTCTCAGCCACGGTACTTTTGTAAGGCTTGCAAGAGGTATTGGACACAAGGTGGGACCCTCCGGAACGTTCCCGTAGGCGGTAGCTACCGGAAGAACAAACGTGTGAAGCGACCAGCAACCACAACCGTTGCCTCCACGGCCTCGACGACGACTTCTTCATCCCCTAATAACCCTCATCATCAGATCTCCCAATTCTCATCCGTGAATCATCATCCTTTGTTCTACGGTTTATCAGATCATGTGAGCAGTTGTAATAACCTTCCAATGATGGTTCCTAGCCGTTTCAGTGATTCTTCAAAGACTTCTTCATCAAGTGGTTTAGAGAGTGAGTTTATCTCATCTGGTTTTAGTGGTCTTGGCGCTCTTGGATTAGGGCTTCCACATTATTTGAATCACGACCACACCATTAATAGTAGCTTCCTCAACAACTCTACAACAAACAAACCATTTCTTCTCTCGGGTCTATTTGGATCATCGGTATCTTCATCTTCCTCTACTCTTCTCCAGCATCCACACAAAACCATTAACAATGGTGGTGAGATGATGGGACAGTCACATATCCGAACCCTAGCACCACTTCCACATGTTGGAGGTAACACTGACGATATGAACAAAGAAGGGAAGCTTGATCAGATCTCAGGGAACATTAATGGGTTCATGTCATCATCATCTTTAAATCcttcaaacaacaacaacatatgGAATAATGCAAGTGTTGTCAATGGAGCGTGTCTTGATCTCACAAATAATGACGTTGGATCCTTCCTTACCTCCTTGATATAA